A stretch of DNA from Staphylococcus equorum:
TTTTTTCTTGGATAGTTTGACCTGAATTCGTATCACGTATTTTTTTACGTTGTAATTCTTTATCTACGACGCGACGAATCGAAAGTTCATCAGCACCGTTAAGCAGAACATGCTCTTTCGAATTAAAATGTTTATGAGCTACAAGCTGCATACCGAATGAGTTATAAAGTAAGGTATAGCCTGCGATACCAGTCGTTGATTGGTAGGCTTTTGAGAAGCCGCCGTCGATTACGATCATTTTACCTTCTGCTTTAATTGGATTCTCGCCATCAATTTCTTTCACAGGGGTATGTCCGTTGATAATATGGCCTTGTTCAGGATCTAGTCCAAAGTCTTTTAGCATTTTTTTACACATATCTACATCTTCACGTAAATAATAATATGGGTTTTTAGCTTCTTTATGTGCTGATTTATCACTAATAAAGTAACGTTCGAAAGTTGTCATTGCTCGTTTACCAAATAGTGAAGAATATTTACCAGTCCATAAATACCACACGAGATCAGTTGCTAAGTCATCTTCAATTTCTTTATTATCGAATGCTTTTCTGACGTGAGTTTCAAAGTAGTCTAATAGATTTCGACCATAGCGTTTTTCACCGTCTATCGTCATAGATTCCATTTCACCGTTTTCATCTACAGGAATGCAACCATGGATAAGTAAATTACCGTTATAAGGCAAATAGAGCTTACCTTTTTGCATTAAGAAAGTCATATGACGTTTTAATTTTTCTGATTGTTGAACAGATAATAATAAATTGTTCATCACTTCTTCTTCTTCTTCAAGTAATTTATTAGGATCTTCAGGATCAATTGTTTGGAAACAAGTGTTTTCTAACGTGTAAGTCTTGCCGTACAATGTTGCTTCATTTTTTGCATAGTCGATATTTTCTAGCACTAAACGTTCTTCCATTTCGAATGCTGGACGACGTTTAATAATAGGCGCTTCTAATTTAAACTGTAAGATTGCGACAGCTTGATGTATTTTCGTAATTTGTTCTAATTCTGCTTGGGTTAAATCCTGAGTATTTTTAGGTTGAAATGCCTTATTATTACCATCATAGTATTTCTCAGCAAGTGTTAATAATGGACGTAAATTAATACCATAGGCATCTTCAACAATATCTAAATTATTGTAACGTGCACAAATGCGCAGTAAATTGGCTAAACAAACCTTAGAACCAGCATATGCTCCAATCCATAAAACGTCATGATTGCCCCATTGAATATCTACTGAGGGATAATCAATAAGTGTTTCTAAAATTTTATCTGGTTCTGGTCCACGATCATAAATATCACCCACAACATGTAAATGATTAACTACTAAATGTTGGATGGTAAATGATAGACCGATGATTAAATCATCAGATTGTTCAAGCTTTATGATTTGATTGATTAATGTTTCGTAATAGGAATGTTTGTTATTGTATTTATTACTTTTATACAGTAATTCTTCAATAATAAAGACATAGTTTTTAGGCAGCGATTTACGTAATTTTGTTCGTGTATATTTTGATGAGGCATATGTAATCAATTTAATTAAACGATTAATTGTAGTTACATACCACTCATCTAATTCAGCTTTAGAAGTAAAATTATTTTTTATTAATTTTATTTTTTCTTCTGGGTAGTATACGAGTGAGGAAAATTCATTAATTTCTTTACGTGTTAAAGTATCTTGGAAAATGTCATTGATTTTTGACAGTACATTTCCAGAGCCATTACGTAACACGTGTTGGAAAGCATGGAACTCACCATGTAAATCACTGACGAAGTGTTCTGTACCTTTTGGAAGTTCTAAAATAGATTCCAAATTAATGATTTCTGTAGCCAATTCTTCTTTTGAGTGGAATTGTTCTGAAAGTAAATCTAAATATCTGTCCTTTACGCTTTTATCCGTTGTTTTACACATGATTTATGTCACTCCAGTTGTATAGTTTTTGTAATGTTTTGTATTACAGCTATGTAAAACGCTTTCATTATATAGTTTTTATTGTAGCATTAATTTTGATTATTATGTCTATTTCTTATTATATTATTAACTGTAAATAAATTCTAAAAAATGGCTTAATAATGTATAAAAGATAGAAAATGTATACATAAGCTTATAAATAAAAAAGTTCGATTATTACAAAAAATAATGTAAAATAACATGTTACTCAAATACATTAAAAACGATATTTATATAAAAGTTGTGGGAAACATACATTTTTGTGAATTGTAAAAAGAGATTAAAAGCACCAAAAGAGAATTATTACACTTTTAATTTTAAGCGTTAAAACCGCTTATATATCAGTGTTCAAAGTGCCGTAAAGCCTTTTTATTAAAAAATATAAGAAAAAACTTTCTGATAAGTGGTTTAAAATCTCTCTGATTTTTGTATAATGAATGCATGTGACAAAATCATAAAAAAAGGGAGTTTGTTCAATGTTTACATTGGGAGCATCATTACAGAGTCAAGTAGACCCGAACTGGCAAACTTATATTATGCTAATTGTTTATTTCATTGTTTTACTAGGCATAGGTTACTATGGCTTTAAACAATCGACAGGCAATGTCAGTGAATATATGTTGGGCGGCAGAAATATTGGTCCATATGTAACAGCACTATCCGCAGGTGCATCCGACATGAGTGGTTGGATGATTATGGGACTACCTGGGGAAGTTTATACAACTGGGCTATCAGCAGCGTGGTTAGCGATTGGTCTAACTATAGGGGCATACATAAACTATATTGTTGTAGCACCGCGTCTCCGTGTATATACAGAGAAAGCTGGGGATGCCATTACGCTACCAGATTTCTTTAAAAATAGACTAGATGATAAATCTAACTCTATTAAAATAATTGCCGGGGCAATTATTGTTGTATTCTTTACGTTATATACTCATTCTGGAATGGTTTCAGGTGGGGTATTATTTGAAAGTGCATTTGGTGTAAATTATCACTTAGGTATGGTAATCGTAGCAATTATTGTTATTGCATATACATTCTTTGGTGGTTATTTAGCAGTATCATTAACAGACTTTTTCCAAGGGGTCGTTATGATTATCGCTATGGTTATGGTACCGATTGTTGCTATGATGCAGTTAAGTGGACTTGATACAATATCACAAGCAGCAGAAATAAAACCTACGAATTTGGATTTATTTAAAGGTACAACAGCAATAGGTATTATTTCATTCTTTGCTTGGGGCCTAGGTTATTTTGGTCAGCCGCATATCATTGTACGTTTTATGTCTATCAAATCAATTAAACAAATACCAACAGCAAGACGTTTTGGTATCGGTTGGATGGCAGTCAGCTTACTAGGTGCAGTAGGGGTTGGTCTTACAGGTATCACATTTATTAATAGTGGTGGCGCAGACATACAAGATCCAGAAACACTATTTATTTTAATGGGACAAATTTTATTCCATCCGCTTGTTGGTGGGTTCTTACTTGCTGCTATTTTAGCCGCGATTATGAGTACAATTTCTTCACAATTGTTAGTGACATCAAGTTCATTAACAGAAGATTTTTATAAATTATTCCGTGGTGAGAAAGCAGCCAAAGAACATCAAAAAGAATTTGTTTTGGTGGGACGTTTATCAGTAATCGTTGTAGCACTTATATCGCTTTGGATTGCTTGGACACCAAACGACACGATTTTAGGTCTTGTAGGTAATGCATGGGCAGGTTTTGGTGCAGCATTTGGACCACTTGTTCTATTGTCATTATATTGGAAAGGCTTAAGTCGTACTGGTGCAGTAAGTGGTATGTTAGCAGGGGCAATTGTAGTAATTATATGGATTGCATTTGTTAAACCACTTGGTGAAATTAATGATTTCTTTAATTTATATGAAATCATACCAGGCTTCTTAACAAGTTTAATTGTAACGGTTGTAGTAAGTAAATTTACTAAAAAACCTGACATCGATGTTGAAGGGGATTTAGCAGATGTACGTCAAACTGTTAAAAGCGTTGGCAAGAAAAAGTAAAACATAATTTAAATAAGGGGTTTAAATTATGTAGTCAAAATTAAACAAATAAGCTAGATGAAGTTTTATATTAAACTATAAAGTCACTCATTTAGTTTAAAACGGGAGAAATTATATATAATAAAAGACTAACTTCAAAGGGGGAGTTAGTCTTTTTTTGATATATTTGGTTTCAAAATTTGGAGTATTTCGATTTATTACTGAATGATACTTTTTTTAACAATTGATATTAAGCATGCAATGTTTGCGATATTTAGTTTGCGGTAATTTATAAAGATAATGATTTCCTAGGAGGAGAAAAAGATGATTACTGTAAATGCGATAATGAAAATTGATCCGTCAAAGCGTGATCAGTATTTAGCGTTAGTAGAACCGCTTGTACTAGCAGCTAACAAAGAAGACGGCGCATTGTATTATGCACATTTTGAACGAACGGATGAGCCTAATACATTTGCTTTTATCGAACAATATGAAAATGAAGAAGCTTTAGAAGTACACAATGGCACAGAACACTTTCAACACTTTTTCAAAGAAGTTACGCAATATTTGATTACAAAACCTGATATTAAGGTTTCTCAAACTAAATAAAATACCATTTCAAAAATAAGAGTCTAAACTTACACAATCTCGTGAGTTTAGACTTTTTATGCCTTTTAATATGGTCGATTAAGACACTAAGCTGTTGCAGTGTAATATAATAGTGTATAATTTCATGTTGGAAGCAATTATAATAAAAATACCCCTATTTTAAAAAGTAAGTAATACGTTTTAGTAAGGAGAGAAGAAATAATGTTATATCAACACGGAACTTTAGGGACGTTGATGGCAGGTTTATTAGAAGGCACTGCTACGATTAACGAAATTTTAGAACATGGTGATTTAGGTATAGGAACATTAACTGGTTCTGATGGTGAAGTTATTATATTAGATGGTAACGCATATCATGCCAATGAATATGGTGAGTTCAAACAATTAGAAGGTAATGAAATGACACCATTCTCTACAGTTACCCCTTTCAAAGTAGATAAGCAATTTGATGTTCGCTATATCACAGACTCTGAAGCTTTGTTAAATGAAATACAACGTCAAGCAGCGAGTAATAATATATTTATAGCTGTCAAAATCACCGGTAAATTTGAAATGATTCATGTCAGAATGATGCCGAAACAAGAGAGACCTTATACTAAATTAATAGAATCGGCTAAAAAACAACCTGAATATACGCAAGAACAAGTGCATGGTACGATTGTAGGATTTTATTCTCCACAATTATTTCATGGCGTAGCTGCAGGAGGATTTCATTTACATTTTGTTGATAAAAATAAAACGTTTGGTGGCCATGTCTTAGACTTTGAATTTAATAGTGGCTCAGTAGAAATTAGTAATATAGAAACACTTGAACAACACTTTCCTGTGAATAATGATGAATTTTTAGAAACAGATATCGATTATTCAAGCGTTCATGAAGATATTAAAGAAGCAGAATAAATCATTTGGGCGATATAAAAAGATTTTTTACATCATACTAACAATGAAATGATTTATAATAAATTGTCTATGATATTATCCAATCAAATACGACAAAATATTTTTCAAAAAGTGTTAAAATAGTAAAGTGATGTTTTTAGTTGGACATATGTAATTTTTACGATAATAAACAATATTGTATTAAATATTGAATTGTTAGTAAGCTGAGATAAATAGACTACATGTGTTTACGACCTAATAAGACTGGGATATAAATACAACATACTATGTCGTAAATGTAAATTTGAGATTACACAGTAGCTGTCTGATATCTAATTGTACTTATATCAAACTTTTAAGATATTTAGTCAGCCTTGTGGGGGTTGGAATACGAAATCAAATTTCACATTTTTGATTTCTCTCCTTCTCCCATTTTTATTTGTGCTTTTTAAAGACTTTAATTTGTAGAGCACACACGTATTAAACTAATGAAAAATAAAATATTAAAGGAGATGAACACCAACATTGGTTAAATATTTAAAGTCACTTGTTCGATTTAATTCCATGAAAATCGATGTTGCTAAAGGTTTAAGACAAGCTATATTAATGTTTATCCCACTCATTATTGGTTATTTAATGGGTCATCTTTCTACAGGATTATTAATATCTACTGGTACTTTAGCACATATATATGTATTTGGTGGGTCATCTAAATCAAAACTGCGTATCGTATTTTTCTCATCGATAGGGTTATCTATTGCAATGATATTAGGTACGCTCACAGTAAGCCAACCACTTATCTTTGGTGTATTGCTACTTATTGTTACGGTCATTCCGTATTATATATTTAGTTCATTGAATATACCTGGACCTTCATCGACGTTCTTTATTGTTGCTTTCAGTTTACCTTTCAACTTACCTGTAGCTCCAGAAGAAGCTTTATATAGAGGGCTCGCTATGTTTGTTGGGGGATTATTAGCAACATTAATTGTTACTATACTTATAGTTATTTCTAAAGAATCTGCAGAGTCAAAAGCCATCAAAAATGACTATAATATCATTAAACAACTTATTTATAATTTTGATGATCCGAAGGCATTTGCTAAAGCATCACAATTCGCAGTGACTGCTTTTCGAAATTCAGATACTCAACTGATTACTTCTAGTACTGCGAAATCTAAAGAATCGCCCGAATTTCAGCGTTTGCTATTACTTCATAATACAGCGCAAGGTATTCATTCAGAATTATTAGAGCTGAATGAAAAGAACATGCGTCCTTTACCTAAAGAAATCAAAGAAATGGCAGATTTTGTAATAAAACTTGTATACTCTGAAGGTAATTTTAAAAAACAATGGACAAAAGCAGTGGAAATTGATGACCAATATCAAAATCTAGTTGATAATATATTCAAAGTAGATGCAATCATGAATGCAGGTAATGAACGTGTAGAACATGAAATTGATATTCGTGTTCCTATTTATGGACACCGTATGTTAACAAATTTAACTTTGGATTCCTTTGTGTTTAGAAATACATTACGCTATACAGTTATTATGGCTATTTCAATTTTTATTGCACTTATGTTTGGCTTTGAAAAAGCATATTGGATCCCTTTAAGTACACATACAGTACTATTAGGTTCAACAACGTTACATAGTTTTGAGCGTGCTGGATCTAGGGGTGTTGGTACAATTATAGGTGTGCTTGTATTATCTCTAATTTTATTATCGACGCCACCGTTACCAATTGCGATTATCTTGTTAGCTGCAGCAGCAGGTGTGACAGAGGTATTTGTGGGTGCTAACTATTCATTCGCTGTTATTTTTATAACGATTCAAGTGATCTTGTTGAATGGTATAGCAGCGAATCACTTAACAATTTTAATTGCATTACCACGTGTGATTGATGTAATTGTGGGTATCGCAATTGCTGTTATTTGTTTATTGGTAATAGGCAGAAAGACAGCGTCATCCATGTTACCAGCAACACTAGCGGACGTAGCAAGAGACGAGGCAGTATTATTCCATTACTTGTTTGCAAGTAGTAAATATTCATCACGAGAACAAGACAAACAAGAAATGCTTCAGTTAAGCGTGAAACTTAATAACATGAAGCAAGTATATAACAGCGCAAATGGTGAACTGTTTAGTAATAAGATGGTCATACAGTATTATTATCCGAGTATTTATGCTCTAGAAGAAATTAGCTTTATGCTTACAAGAGCTTTGAGTAATGAAGAAAGGTATCATATAGATGATGAAACAATGGGTGAATACTTACTTATTTTTGAAAATATAGCAAAACATTTTGAAAGAGGTTCGCATATTAAAGTTCAAGAAATACCCGAACTACCTCAGTATATGCACATTAAAACATCATTGATGAGCATTCAAAATAATTGTATGAACGCAAGACAAAAAGTAAATTTAGCACAAGTTTAAAAAGCAAGCCAACCTTTATGATGAATGAAATAACTGGTTGGCTTGCTTTGTTTTTTATTTGTTTTAAGGTGTCAAACAAGTTTTCAAGTATGAAAGGAAGTCTGAGGTTTGTCTGAGGTAAGACTGTCCCTAGTGATCTTGTTTATTTTTAGCTTCTTGTTCTGCTTTCTTTTCTTCTTCCTGTTTCTTCTCTTCAATATCTTTCTTAGCTTCAGTTCTTTTCTGTTCTTGTTGTTTTTCTTGGTCTTCCATTTTTTTATAACGTTCTTTTTGTCTAAAACCATAAGTACTTTCTAATATGAGTTCTTCATTGTTTAAACCAGCACCAATTGCACCGGCAACTGTTGATATAGAAGTAGCAAACCAAGCAAGATTTATATAAGTGATTAAATTTGCGGAGCCACCCATTTGTAAAGTTTGACCTAAATAGCCTGAAGGCAAGACTACAAGAGTAGCAATTAAGAATAAAAAGAACAATATTATATAATAAATGATAAGTGAAACAGTTAACGTTAGCACTGTCGTCAAATTATATAACATCGTAACTCTTTTATTTCTACTTTCTTTTTTCGATTCCCATAAATGGTGCGCTACAATAATCCAAAACATCATGCCCAAAATGGCGACTACCATCATGAGTAACATGCGCCAAGATGAATAAACATAACTTAAATCCCACATCGTAGTAAAAACGATACCAAAAGCACCAGTAGTGAATGCGATGGCTACGACATTACTCAAGCTACTGAGCATGTTTAATGGGTTGTTTGCAAATGTCATACCACTGATTAAACGAAAAGAACCTTTTGTATTAGATGAAACAAAATAGTGTGTATGTTTGGAATTTGTGTCTTCTAAATATGCTGTGCGTGATTTTAAAGTTGAAAGTGGAAATTGTGATTTTAATTTCTCTTGACTTCCTTTATCGTTGTAATCATTTTTTTGTAAATCCTGTGAATGATCCATATTCACAGTTTCAATAATTCCAACTATAGATTTTTGTATACGTTTTTGAACTGGTCGCCATCCATAGGAAGGTACGGAAATTAAACTGGCACCATTACTTTTATTAATATCAAAAGCGATAACATTATTATCTTTAATAATAGGGAGGTCAGTCAGTCCTATAGTGTATTGCCAATTATTATTATTTTGGTAGTTAGCAATTTTTTCGAATATTTCTTTGGAAGTTTCTGCAGAACCAGTAAGGGGATCAACAACTGTATTGATTTTCCATTCAATATCTTTAGCGAAATAATTCGCTAATATGTCTGGCAAGTTATTTTCAAGATTGTGAGCGATTTTTTCCGTTATACCTGGTGCCGCTACTAATCCGATTTCAATCGTCCTATTTGTCATTGGAATCCTCCTCACTGTGTGATAGTTTTTTGCCATTATTGTAATCTGACGCTTGATTAGTACTATTAGTGTTATCGTCGTCTTGTTCTAGTTCTTTATATCTATAATATTGTCTGAATGAATATGTTACACGTTTGATTTTTTCAGCATTTTCAACTGTTGAACCCATGGCACCAGCTAAAATACCCAACGAAGTGATAAACCAAATAAGGTTAATATAGTTGACAAAAGTTGGTTGTTTTTCATTCAAAGAAGTCCAGCTAGAAAAGATCTCTGGTGGTACAAATAATAATGTACTTATTGTGAGTAATATAAATAATGCAGCAAAATTAAAAATGGTGATAGCGAATAATGTAGTCAATGTCGTGAAATTGTAAATGAAACGATAGGATTGTTGTGTTTTTGGATTTGGGCGTTCCCATAAATTATATGAATATATTAACCATCCGACCATGCCGCTTATAGATAATAACATGAGTAGAATAAAGCGCCAGTATTCATAATCTAAGCTCAAATCCCATGGTGTTGAGAAGATTGCGATATATGTTCCAGTTGCAAAGGATACTGAAATAATTTTTTTGAAATCTAAAATAGCAGACCAAGGTTCATTAGAAAAAGTCATGCCTAAGATTAAATGAAACCAACCTAAAAATGATGTTTTAGAAACAATACGCTTTCTATTATCTTGTTTGTTATCTTCATTTGGTATAACTTCATTGAATTTTGTTAATTTAAAATACTTTGATTTCAAAAGGCTTTTATCTGAACCTGAAGTAAAAAAATATTTAACAATAAATGTAATAAAATGACGTAGCTTGTGTTTTAAATTCACAGCACCTAATGCTGGCACAGATATTAATGCTGTTTTGTCATCTAGATTTATATCACAAATCACAGTTTTATTATTAGATAGGCTTGGTAAATCAGTGATACAAATTGTGTAGTCCCAATTCTTTTGTTTTTTTATATTTGATGCGATATCTAGTGCTTTATCCGTATGTTCAGCTGTCCCAACCATGGAAGCGACATGTGTTTCAAAATCCCAATTTGTTTTATCATCTACATGGTTATGGATATCATCGGCTAGATAATCGGAAATTTTATTAATAAGTTTGTGTGGCATGTCAGGTGAAGGAATTAAACCTATCGCTATATTTGTCATTATATCCCTCCTTTTTAAATAGTGTGTGAAATGATTAGATTCATACTTTAATTCCCGTTCATTAAGAAAATTAATCATTGCTATCTATTTTGAGTTTTTAATTGAAAGTGTATATTGCTTTGTTTGTAACTTTTCAGCAGTGGTAAACAACAATTAAGACGAAGAATTATAACGTAGGAGGTTAAAGTTAATGCCTTGGACAATGGATGATTACCCACAAAGTTGGAAAAACATGGAAAAATTAGAACTTAAAAAAGCAATAGATATTGGAAATGCGATGCTTAAAGATGGTTATAAGGAAGATAGAGCAATACCTATTGCAACTAAACAAGCTGAATCTTGGTATAAAGACGCTTCTAAAAAAGAATTAGACGAATTGAAAAACAAGAAAATAACTAAACATGAAAAAGATGATTCAGCGAACCCTGAATTAAATAATAAAGATGTTCACGTTTATTATGAAGATAATAAATGGAAGATTAAAACGGACGGTGCTAAGCAAGCTTCTGATAGTTTTGATAAGAAAGAGGATGCGATGAAACGTGCACGTAATATTGCTGATAACAGATCGACAGAAGTGAGAGAACATAAGAAAGATGAATAGCAATCAAATATTCAATTGTCCCATGAAATAATAGAACATAGAGTATGAGATTTCGGGACATAGATACTAATCGCCGAAGTACTATTCCGTTAACTTGATGGACTAGTACTTTTTTTATAAACATATTTTAGTTTGAAAAAACAACGATTTTTTAAAAGTGTACTTTATCATATTTGAAGTATCTTTTTATTTAGATAATAAATAAAAATCAGCTATAATGTAGTCTAAGTAGATTTCTTGGGAGGAAAGAAATATGTACATTGAACGTAAACCATCACTAAATATAGACGATTTGAAGGAAGAATTTGAAGAGAGTATAAAGCATATCAATAATCAAGAAGATGCATTTGATATGGTAATAGGTTTCGTTGCTTTGGAACAATTATATTCTTCAGCACTTAAAGAAATTAGTACAAAATTAGATATTTTAGATGATAATTTTCAACAAATGTATAAACATAATCCAATCCATCATATGGAGCGTCGTGTTAAAGAAATGCGAAGTTTAATTAAAAAGTTAAATCGTAAAGGATTAGAGATAAGCACAGAGTCAGCTAGAGAAAATATATTAGACATTGCAGGTATTAGAGTGATTTGTAACTATATAGATGATATTTATGTGATAGAAGAGTTATTACTTAAACAAGAAGATGTGAAGCTCTTGAAACGTAAAGACTATATTGGAAATCCTAAAGATAATGGATATCGTAGCTTACATATCGTTGTGGCAATTCCAGTATTTTTAGCTAATACAGTAGAAACTGTGCCTGTAGAAATTCAAATCAGAACAATTGGTATGGATA
This window harbors:
- a CDS encoding fructose-1,6-bisphosphatase; this encodes MCKTTDKSVKDRYLDLLSEQFHSKEELATEIINLESILELPKGTEHFVSDLHGEFHAFQHVLRNGSGNVLSKINDIFQDTLTRKEINEFSSLVYYPEEKIKLIKNNFTSKAELDEWYVTTINRLIKLITYASSKYTRTKLRKSLPKNYVFIIEELLYKSNKYNNKHSYYETLINQIIKLEQSDDLIIGLSFTIQHLVVNHLHVVGDIYDRGPEPDKILETLIDYPSVDIQWGNHDVLWIGAYAGSKVCLANLLRICARYNNLDIVEDAYGINLRPLLTLAEKYYDGNNKAFQPKNTQDLTQAELEQITKIHQAVAILQFKLEAPIIKRRPAFEMEERLVLENIDYAKNEATLYGKTYTLENTCFQTIDPEDPNKLLEEEEEVMNNLLLSVQQSEKLKRHMTFLMQKGKLYLPYNGNLLIHGCIPVDENGEMESMTIDGEKRYGRNLLDYFETHVRKAFDNKEIEDDLATDLVWYLWTGKYSSLFGKRAMTTFERYFISDKSAHKEAKNPYYYLREDVDMCKKMLKDFGLDPEQGHIINGHTPVKEIDGENPIKAEGKMIVIDGGFSKAYQSTTGIAGYTLLYNSFGMQLVAHKHFNSKEHVLLNGADELSIRRVVDKELQRKKIRDTNSGQTIQEKIDILKELMHDRFVN
- the putP gene encoding sodium/proline symporter PutP, whose product is MFTLGASLQSQVDPNWQTYIMLIVYFIVLLGIGYYGFKQSTGNVSEYMLGGRNIGPYVTALSAGASDMSGWMIMGLPGEVYTTGLSAAWLAIGLTIGAYINYIVVAPRLRVYTEKAGDAITLPDFFKNRLDDKSNSIKIIAGAIIVVFFTLYTHSGMVSGGVLFESAFGVNYHLGMVIVAIIVIAYTFFGGYLAVSLTDFFQGVVMIIAMVMVPIVAMMQLSGLDTISQAAEIKPTNLDLFKGTTAIGIISFFAWGLGYFGQPHIIVRFMSIKSIKQIPTARRFGIGWMAVSLLGAVGVGLTGITFINSGGADIQDPETLFILMGQILFHPLVGGFLLAAILAAIMSTISSQLLVTSSSLTEDFYKLFRGEKAAKEHQKEFVLVGRLSVIVVALISLWIAWTPNDTILGLVGNAWAGFGAAFGPLVLLSLYWKGLSRTGAVSGMLAGAIVVIIWIAFVKPLGEINDFFNLYEIIPGFLTSLIVTVVVSKFTKKPDIDVEGDLADVRQTVKSVGKKK
- a CDS encoding GTP pyrophosphokinase, whose protein sequence is MYIERKPSLNIDDLKEEFEESIKHINNQEDAFDMVIGFVALEQLYSSALKEISTKLDILDDNFQQMYKHNPIHHMERRVKEMRSLIKKLNRKGLEISTESARENILDIAGIRVICNYIDDIYVIEELLLKQEDVKLLKRKDYIGNPKDNGYRSLHIVVAIPVFLANTVETVPVEIQIRTIGMDMWASLEHKIRYKNTENTENYRNALKQCANEITMVESKMQNIHSEVFDN
- the budA gene encoding acetolactate decarboxylase, yielding MLYQHGTLGTLMAGLLEGTATINEILEHGDLGIGTLTGSDGEVIILDGNAYHANEYGEFKQLEGNEMTPFSTVTPFKVDKQFDVRYITDSEALLNEIQRQAASNNIFIAVKITGKFEMIHVRMMPKQERPYTKLIESAKKQPEYTQEQVHGTIVGFYSPQLFHGVAAGGFHLHFVDKNKTFGGHVLDFEFNSGSVEISNIETLEQHFPVNNDEFLETDIDYSSVHEDIKEAE
- a CDS encoding FUSC family protein; its protein translation is MKIDVAKGLRQAILMFIPLIIGYLMGHLSTGLLISTGTLAHIYVFGGSSKSKLRIVFFSSIGLSIAMILGTLTVSQPLIFGVLLLIVTVIPYYIFSSLNIPGPSSTFFIVAFSLPFNLPVAPEEALYRGLAMFVGGLLATLIVTILIVISKESAESKAIKNDYNIIKQLIYNFDDPKAFAKASQFAVTAFRNSDTQLITSSTAKSKESPEFQRLLLLHNTAQGIHSELLELNEKNMRPLPKEIKEMADFVIKLVYSEGNFKKQWTKAVEIDDQYQNLVDNIFKVDAIMNAGNERVEHEIDIRVPIYGHRMLTNLTLDSFVFRNTLRYTVIMAISIFIALMFGFEKAYWIPLSTHTVLLGSTTLHSFERAGSRGVGTIIGVLVLSLILLSTPPLPIAIILLAAAAGVTEVFVGANYSFAVIFITIQVILLNGIAANHLTILIALPRVIDVIVGIAIAVICLLVIGRKTASSMLPATLADVARDEAVLFHYLFASSKYSSREQDKQEMLQLSVKLNNMKQVYNSANGELFSNKMVIQYYYPSIYALEEISFMLTRALSNEERYHIDDETMGEYLLIFENIAKHFERGSHIKVQEIPELPQYMHIKTSLMSIQNNCMNARQKVNLAQV
- a CDS encoding DUF2188 domain-containing protein, whose amino-acid sequence is MPWTMDDYPQSWKNMEKLELKKAIDIGNAMLKDGYKEDRAIPIATKQAESWYKDASKKELDELKNKKITKHEKDDSANPELNNKDVHVYYEDNKWKIKTDGAKQASDSFDKKEDAMKRARNIADNRSTEVREHKKDE
- a CDS encoding tripartite tricarboxylate transporter TctB family protein; the protein is MTNRTIEIGLVAAPGITEKIAHNLENNLPDILANYFAKDIEWKINTVVDPLTGSAETSKEIFEKIANYQNNNNWQYTIGLTDLPIIKDNNVIAFDINKSNGASLISVPSYGWRPVQKRIQKSIVGIIETVNMDHSQDLQKNDYNDKGSQEKLKSQFPLSTLKSRTAYLEDTNSKHTHYFVSSNTKGSFRLISGMTFANNPLNMLSSLSNVVAIAFTTGAFGIVFTTMWDLSYVYSSWRMLLMMVVAILGMMFWIIVAHHLWESKKESRNKRVTMLYNLTTVLTLTVSLIIYYIILFFLFLIATLVVLPSGYLGQTLQMGGSANLITYINLAWFATSISTVAGAIGAGLNNEELILESTYGFRQKERYKKMEDQEKQQEQKRTEAKKDIEEKKQEEEKKAEQEAKNKQDH
- a CDS encoding putative quinol monooxygenase translates to MITVNAIMKIDPSKRDQYLALVEPLVLAANKEDGALYYAHFERTDEPNTFAFIEQYENEEALEVHNGTEHFQHFFKEVTQYLITKPDIKVSQTK